The Ziziphus jujuba cultivar Dongzao chromosome 7, ASM3175591v1 genome includes a region encoding these proteins:
- the LOC107425181 gene encoding asparagine synthetase [glutamine-hydrolyzing] 2 — MCGILAVLGCLDNSHAKRSRIIELSRRLRHRGPDWSGLHCHEDCYLAHQRLAIVDPTSGDQPLYNEDKTIIVTVNGEIYNHKQLREKLKSHQFRTGSDCEVIAHLYEEHGEDFVDMLDGMFSFVLLDTRNKSFIAARDAIGITPLYIGWGLDGSTWFASEMKALSDDCERFMSFLPGHIYSSKQGALRRWYNPPWYLEQIPSNPYDPIVLRKAFEKAVVKRLMTDVPFGVLLSGGLDSSLVAAVANRHLANTEAAVQWGSQLHTFCIGLKGSPDLKAAREVADYLGTRHHEFNFTVQEGLDALEEVIYHIETYDVTTIRASTPMFLMSRKIKSLGVKMVLSGEGSDEIFGGYLYFHKAPNKEEFHQETCRKIKALHLYDCLRANKSTSAWGLEARVPFLDKEFINIAMGIDPEWKMIRPDLGRIEKWILRNAFDDDQEPYLPKHILYRQKEQFSDGVGYSWIDGLKDYADGHVTDTMLMQARFVYPENTPTTKEAYYYRTIFEKFFPKNAARSTVPGGPSVACSTAKAVEWDAAWSKNLDPSGRAAVGVHAAAYKESVDDAKNGDLHDAAPNKLQEGFVEQAATVV, encoded by the exons ATGTGTGGAATACTTGCTGTGCTTGGTTGCTTGGACAACTCTCATGCCAAGCGCTCGCGTATCATCGAATTATCTCGGAG GTTACGGCATAGAGGTCCTGATTGGAGTGGCTTGCACTGTCATGAGGATTGTTACCTTGCTCATCAACGATTAGCTATTGTAGATCCCACTTCAGGAGATCAACCACTTTACAATGAAGACAAGACAATTATCGTCACT GTTAATGGTGAGATATATAACCATAAGCAATTGAGAGAAAAGCTGAAGTCGCATCAGTTCCGAACTGGCAGTGACTGTGAAGTGATTGCCCATCTC TATGAAGAACATGGGGAAGATTTTGTCGACATGTTGGATGGCATGTTCTCCTTTGTACTTCTTGACACTCGCAACAAAAGTTTTATTGCAGCTCGGGATGCTATTGGCATTACCCCACTTTACATAGGCTGGGGTCTTGATG GATCAACTTGGTTTGCCTCAGAAATGAAAGCCTTGAGTGATGACTGCGAGAGATTTATGTCTTTTCTTCCTGGGCATATATATTCTAGTAAGCAAG GAGCTCTGCGAAGGTGGTACAACCCACCATGGTATTTGGAGCAGATACCCTCAAATCCTTATGATCCAATAGTTTTGCGCAAGGCTTTTGAGAAG GCTGTGGTGAAGAGACTTATGACAGATGTACCATTTGGTGTACTTTTGTCTGGAGGGTTGGACTCATCACTTGTTGCTGCTGTTGCTAACCGCCATTTGGCTAATACAGAAGCTGCTGTTCAGTGGGGATCTCAGTTGCACACTTTTTGCATTGGTTTGAAG GGTTCTCCAGATCTAAAAGCTGCCAGAGAGGTAGCAGATTATCTTGGAACTCGCCATCATGAGTTTAACTTCACTGTTCAG GAAGGTTTAGATGCGCTTGAGGAAGTCATTTATCATATTGAAACATATGACGTGACGACTATCAGAGCTAGCACTCCAATGTTTCTTATGTCTCGAAAAATTAAATCTTTGGGAGTGAAAATGGTTCTTTCTGGTGAAGGTTCAGATGAAATTTTCGGAGGCTACTTATATTTCCATAAGGCACCTAACAAGGAGGAGTTCCACCAAGAAACATGTCGGAAG ATTAAAGCTCTTCATCTGTATGACTGTTTGAGGGCCAACAAATCAACTTCGGCTTGGGGGCTTGAGGCGCGTGTACCCTTTTTAGATAAAGAATTCATAAATATTGCCATGGGCATAGATCCAGAATGGAAAATG ATCAGGCCTGATCTTGGAAGAATTGAGAAGTGGATCTTACGTAATGCGTTTGACGATGATCAGGAACCGTATTTGCCAAAG CACATATTGTACAGGCAGAAGGAACAATTCAGTGATGGTGTTGGGTACAGTTGGATTGACGGCTTGAAGGATTATGCAGATGGTCAT GTTACAGATACAATGCTTATGCAAGCCAGATTTGTTTACCCTGAAAATACTCCTACCACCAAAGAAGCATACTACTACAGAACTATATTTGAGAAATTCTTTCCTAAG AATGCTGCAAGATCAACAGTTCCTGGAGGTCCAAGTGTGGCATGTAGTACTGCTAAAGCTGTTGAATGGGATGCAGCATGGTCGAAAAATCTCGACCCATCCGGTCGTGCTGCAGTTGGAGTTCATGCAGCTGCATACAAAGAATCAGTGGATGATGCTAAAAATGGAGATCTGCATGATGCAGCTCCAAACAAATTACAAGAAGGGTTTGTTGAACAAGCTGCAACAGTTGTTTGA